AGGCCCCACTCGAGTGGCGCATAGGAACTCGCGCTCGCACCCGCGAAGGGTAGCAGGTAGAGGCGGATGCGCTCGGGGGCGAGCGCCTCGGACGACAGGTGCCGTGCAAGCGCCAGGGCCTCGCGCAGCGTGCCCTCGCACAGCGCGTGCATGGCGGCCTCGGCGAACGCGCCCGCGCAGTAGGCCAGCCGCATGCGCAGCCGTCCGTTGCGCACGAGCAGGTCCAGTTCCAGCGGGCGCAGCCGCGCACGACGCGCGCCAGTGCTCTCGTCCACCTCGGAAAAGACCCCCAGGGACTCGCCGCGCGGACTCTCGCCCAGGTAGTTGAAGCCGATGGACGGCTCGGCCTCGAGCCGGAGCCCTCCCCGCGTTTGGGGAGACAGGAAGCGCAGCAGGCCGTAGGACGGACCGCGCCGGGAGGCACCTCGAAGGGTGCGCAACACCGAGCGCATCTGCTCCCGAGCGTGGGTCTCGGGCGGCAGGCCGATGACCACGGGATAGAGCGAGGTGAAACAGCCCACGGTCCGGCTCACATCCAGCTCGCTCACGGGGGCATCACGGCCATGACCCTCCATGGCGAGCGCGAGCTGGGAAGTGCCCGTCCAGGCATGGAAGGCGCGCGCGAGCCCGGTGACGAGCAGGCCCTCCATGCCGAGCGCACCGAGCTGTCCCGCCACGAGCTGAAGCTGAGCGGTCTCCTCCTCGCTCAGGGCAGCCTCATGGACGGCCTCTCGCGAGGGCTCGCCGGTGCGTCGCAGGGGCAGCGGCTCCAGGCCGCGCACCTGCGCGTCCACGGCAGTCCAATAAGGTTCCTCGGCGGCGACTTCGGCGCTCGCGGCGTAGCGGCGCAGGGCGAGGGACCAGGACTGAAAGGACGCCGTCCTCGCCGGCAACACCGGCTCCTGCCCCTTCAGGTACTCCCTGTACGCACTCGCCAGGTCCTCCACCAATACGCCCCACGACACCGCGTCCACCGCCACGTGGTGCACCACCCACACCACCCTCTGCCCCTCCGGCGTCCCATACAGCCCCAGCCTCGCCACCGGCCCCTTCTCCAGGTCCAGGCTCCTCTGCAGCCGCTCCGCCTCCTCCTCCAACTCCTCCCTCCACTCCTCCCCCTTCACCTCCCCCTTCACCATCCCCTCTCCCAACTGCCTCGCCTCCTCCCTCCCCGCGTACTCCTGCTTCAGCTCCCCTCCCTCCTGCTTCCACCTCAGCCTCAACGCCTCGTGCTCCTCTCCCACCTTCTCCAGCGCCTTCCTCAGCGCCTCCTCCTCCACCCTCCCCTCCACCTTCATCATCACCGCGTTGTTGAAGTGGTTGCGCTCCTCCCCCTTCACCTTCCCCGCCCACCACCTCTGCACCCCCGTCAGCTCCACCTCTCCCCTCGCCTCCTGCCTCTGCTCCCCCCTCCCTCCTGCTTCAACTGCCTCGCCATCTCCTCCAGCCTCGGGTGCATGAACACCTGCCTCACCTCCAGCCTCCACCCCTCCTGCCTCAGCCTCGCCGCCATCCGGATGGCCTTGATGGAGTCTCCCCCCAACTCGAAGTAGCTCTCGCTCCACCCCACCTGCTGCCTTCCCAGCACCTCCCTCCACACCCTCGCCAGCACCTCCTCCTGCTTCGTCGCCGGCCCCCTCTGCTCTCCCCGCTCCTCCTCCTCCCGCTCCTCCTCCTGCTCCCCCAGCTCCAGCAGCGCCTTCTTGTCCACCTTCCCGTTGCTCGTCAGCGGCAGTTGCTCCACCACCCTCAGCCTCGCGGGCACCATCGCCGCCGGCAGCGCCTGCCCCAGCCAGCCCCTCACCTCCTCCGCCTTCACCCCCGCTCCCACCACGAAGCCTTCCAACTCCACCCCCCGCCCTCCCGCCCTCGCCACCACCACCGCCTCCTCCACTCCGGCGTGCTCCAGCAGCTTGCGCCTCACCTCTTCCAGCTCCACCCGCTGGCCCCTCACCTTCACCTGCTCGTCCCCTCTCCCCACGTACTCCAGCGTCCCGTCCTCCCTCCACCTCCCCTTGTCCCCCGTCCGGTACACACGCCCGTACTCCGCGTGCTCCACGAACCTCTCCCCCGTCAGCTCCTCCCTCCCCACGTAGCCCCTCGCCACCCCCACCCCGCTCACGCACACCTCTCCCACCACCCCCGCCGGCAGCGCGTTGAGCGCTCCGTCCACCACCACCACCCCCACGTTCCTCAGCGGCCTCCCCACCGCGATGGGCCCCCTCTCCCCCTCCTTCACCTCGTGCATCGTCACGCACACCGAGCACTCCGCCGGCCCGTACGCGTTGACGTAGCGCTTGCGCGCCGCGTAGTGCCTCGCGTCCTGCTCGTTGGGTGCTTCTCCCGCCGTCACCAGTGTCTTCACGCTCGGCAATTCGTGCCTCTCCAGCGTGTTCAGGTACACCGGCGGCAACGTGGCCACGGACACCTGATGCTGCTCGAGGTAGGCGGTGAAGGCCGAGGTGTCCTCGATCACCTCCCGCCCCGCCACCACCAGCGCCGCTCCAGACAGCAACGCCGTCCACACCTCCGACATCGACGCATCGAACGCCAACGAGGCGAACTGCAACACCCGGCTCGCCGGCTCGATGTGGAAGCCCGAGATCTGCTCGAGCGCGGTGTTGATCAACCCCCGGTGATGGCACTCCACGCCCTTGGGGAGGCCAGTCGAGCCCGAGGTGTAGATGATGTACGCCGCGTCTCCCGCGCGGCGAGTGCGCTCGGGGCCCGCGGCTCGCGCGTCCGGACCCAGCTCGCGCAGGTCCACTCGCGCGACGCCCTCCAGCGGCCCCAGCCGGGTCATGCCGCTCGCATCGGTGAGGAGGGCCGCGCACCGGCTGTCGGTGAGCATGTGACGCAGGCGCGCCTCGGGCAACTCCGGCTCGAGCGGCAGGTACACGCAGCCCGCCTTCAGGAGGCCGAGCTGCGCGGCGGTGGAGTCGAGGCCCCGGGGCACCATCACCCCCACGACGCGGCCCTCCTCCAGGCCCAGCGTGCCGCGCAGATGCCAGGCGATGGCCGTGGCGAGCCGGTCCAGCTGCGCGTAGGTGAGCCGCTGCTGGCCGTGGATGACCGCGACGTTGTCCGGCGTGGCGCGCACCTGGCGCTCGAACAGCTCGGGCAGCGTGGACTCGAGCCGCTCATCCCGGGGAGCGCTCGAGAGGGGAGCGAGGAGCAGGGCGCGCTCGGGGGGCGTGAGCAGTTCCAGCCCGCTCAGGGCGCGCAGGGGCTCGCGCACGGCATGCCGCAGCAGCGTGCGCAGGTGCCCCGCCATGCGGGCGATCCGCGCCTCGGAGAACAGGTCCGGGCGGTACTC
Above is a window of Cystobacter fuscus DNA encoding:
- a CDS encoding alpha/beta fold hydrolase; amino-acid sequence: MQRWWAGKVKGEERNHFNNAVMMKVEGRVEEEALRKALEKVGEEHEALRLRWKQEGGELKQEYAGREEARQLGEGMVKGEVKGEEWREELEEEAERLQRSLDLEKGPVARLGLYGTPEGQRVVWVVHHVAVDAVSWGVLVEDLASAYREYLKGQEPVLPARTASFQSWSLALRRYAASAEVAAEEPYWTAVDAQVRGLEPLPLRRTGEPSREAVHEAALSEEETAQLQLVAGQLGALGMEGLLVTGLARAFHAWTGTSQLALAMEGHGRDAPVSELDVSRTVGCFTSLYPVVIGLPPETHAREQMRSVLRTLRGASRRGPSYGLLRFLSPQTRGGLRLEAEPSIGFNYLGESPRGESLGVFSEVDESTGARRARLRPLELDLLVRNGRLRMRLAYCAGAFAEAAMHALCEGTLREALALARHLSSEALAPERIRLYLLPFAGASASSYAPLEWGLPRNIEVVPVEIPGRGARATEPPLESIGDMAAFVLERIRADGSGPYALFGHSMGALLAYEVARGAGTTGLGEPHHIFCSGMGAPWRLPPRAGLPSDAELLSHAGPRKVSNQDEGSRLLAMLRADVGAVNHYHYQPGRALSAPLTILAGAEEGISDADMLAWKDVTRGAFSARRFAGNHLFILEHASHIGRLISDMLSE